A stretch of Nonomuraea africana DNA encodes these proteins:
- the lspA gene encoding signal peptidase II gives MIAVVIYGLDLFTKTLVLRTLEREDPLVVIPGLLQFRVIFNSGAAFSIGTGMTFVFTLVAAGVVVAILRTARKLRSLPWTLTLGLMLGGALGNLTDRLLRYPAGFGRPASGQLQGHVVDFIETFPGHFPVWNIADSAIVCGGIVAVFLAWRGYQIDGTREVTSKNG, from the coding sequence TTGATCGCCGTGGTGATCTACGGGCTCGACCTGTTCACCAAGACCCTCGTGCTGCGGACGCTGGAGCGCGAGGACCCGCTGGTGGTGATCCCCGGCCTGCTCCAGTTCAGGGTGATCTTCAACTCTGGTGCGGCCTTCAGCATCGGCACCGGGATGACCTTCGTCTTCACGCTGGTCGCGGCCGGGGTGGTGGTCGCGATCCTGCGCACGGCGCGCAAACTGCGCAGCCTGCCGTGGACGCTCACGCTCGGCCTTATGCTGGGCGGGGCGCTCGGCAACCTCACCGACCGGCTGCTGCGCTATCCCGCGGGCTTCGGCCGTCCCGCCTCGGGGCAGCTGCAGGGGCACGTGGTCGACTTCATCGAGACCTTCCCCGGCCACTTCCCCGTCTGGAACATCGCCGACTCGGCGATCGTGTGCGGCGGCATCGTGGCGGTCTTCCTGGCCTGGCGCGGCTACCAGATCGACGGCACCAGGGAGGTGACCAGCAAGAATGGCTGA
- a CDS encoding AraC family transcriptional regulator: MSEQARFWRHPGVPEVDLLKARYVTHRFSRHVHDGYAIGVITSGVEEFDYRGRLLRAGAGDVVLVNPEHEHTGQAGVPGGWSYRMLYPSIEALGAGRGTPYFPEQVVRDPDLARLLVSAHLATERGDRLAASTLMRALFARLLSRHAGVRPPLEAASGQGAVRQAIDLLHERMTDPPTLEDLAQAVQARPFPLLRAFKAVTGLPPHAYLTSLRVRQARRLLETGLPPAQVAAEVGFTDQAHLGRHFKRVVGIPPAAYQRAAGTYKTRQSPSS, from the coding sequence GTGAGCGAGCAGGCGCGCTTCTGGCGGCACCCGGGGGTGCCGGAAGTCGACCTGCTCAAGGCCCGTTACGTCACCCATCGCTTCTCCCGTCACGTCCACGACGGCTACGCCATCGGCGTGATCACCTCGGGCGTGGAGGAGTTCGACTACCGGGGCAGGCTGCTGCGCGCCGGGGCGGGCGACGTGGTGCTGGTCAACCCCGAGCACGAGCACACCGGTCAGGCGGGCGTGCCGGGCGGCTGGTCCTACCGCATGCTCTATCCGTCGATCGAAGCGCTGGGAGCGGGGCGCGGCACGCCGTACTTCCCCGAGCAGGTGGTGCGCGACCCCGATCTGGCCAGGCTGCTGGTCAGCGCGCACCTGGCCACCGAGCGCGGCGACCGGCTCGCCGCCTCCACGCTGATGCGCGCGCTGTTCGCGCGCCTGCTGTCCAGGCACGCGGGCGTGCGGCCGCCCCTGGAGGCGGCGTCCGGCCAGGGCGCGGTACGGCAGGCCATCGACCTGCTGCACGAGCGCATGACCGACCCGCCCACGCTGGAGGATCTCGCGCAGGCCGTCCAGGCCAGGCCGTTCCCGCTGCTGCGCGCGTTCAAGGCGGTCACGGGCCTGCCCCCGCACGCCTACCTCACCTCCCTGCGCGTACGGCAGGCCCGCCGCCTCCTGGAGACCGGCCTGCCGCCCGCCCAGGTCGCCGCCGAGGTGGGCTTCACCGACCAGGCCCACCTCGGCCGCCACTTCAAGCGCGTCGTCGGCATCCCGCCCGCCGCCTACCAGCGCGCCGCAGGAACGTACAAGACTCGCCAATCCCCCTCGTCCTAG
- a CDS encoding AzlC family ABC transporter permease: MNTATRDGLGVGVAVGLSGAAFGAAAVTAGLDVAQSCVLSLIAFTGASQFALVGAVSGGGDLLAAAAGALLLGGRNTLYGLRLADLLKVRGGRRLVAAHGVIDETTAVALAQPTPETARTAFTATFASLYLMWNLTTLIGALGTSALGDPGVLGLDAVGPATFLAILWPRLASEPGLRGLALGGAAIALLATPFVPSGVPVLLSAVVVLAVVLR; the protein is encoded by the coding sequence ATGAACACCGCAACAAGGGACGGACTAGGCGTCGGAGTCGCCGTCGGCCTGTCGGGCGCCGCGTTCGGCGCGGCGGCCGTCACCGCAGGACTCGACGTGGCGCAGTCGTGCGTCCTCAGCCTTATCGCCTTCACCGGCGCTTCGCAGTTCGCGCTGGTCGGCGCGGTCTCCGGCGGCGGTGACCTGCTGGCGGCCGCGGCGGGCGCGCTCCTGCTCGGCGGCCGCAACACCCTCTACGGCCTGCGCCTGGCCGACCTGCTCAAGGTGCGCGGCGGCAGGCGGCTGGTGGCCGCCCACGGGGTGATCGACGAGACGACCGCCGTCGCGCTGGCCCAGCCGACTCCCGAGACCGCCCGCACGGCGTTCACCGCGACCTTCGCCAGCCTGTACCTGATGTGGAACCTGACCACGCTGATCGGCGCGCTCGGCACCTCCGCGCTCGGCGACCCCGGCGTGCTCGGGCTGGACGCGGTGGGCCCCGCCACCTTCCTGGCCATCCTCTGGCCCCGCCTGGCGAGCGAGCCGGGCCTGCGCGGGCTGGCGCTGGGCGGCGCCGCGATCGCGCTGCTCGCCACCCCCTTCGTCCCCTCGGGCGTGCCCGTCCTGCTGTCGGCCGTCGTCGTGCTGGCGGTGGTGCTCCGATGA
- a CDS encoding chorismate mutase: protein MAGHEPPTTLPEARAAIDRVDAALATLLERRAELAGVVQSLKPVGGFAGRDMERERQLVAAMALRAPKLGEERLAPIMNAVIEAGLRLAEER from the coding sequence CTGGCCGGGCACGAGCCCCCCACCACCCTGCCTGAGGCGCGCGCGGCCATCGACAGGGTCGACGCCGCCCTCGCCACCCTGCTCGAACGGCGGGCCGAGCTGGCGGGCGTCGTGCAGTCGCTGAAGCCCGTCGGCGGGTTCGCCGGGCGCGACATGGAGCGCGAGCGTCAGCTCGTGGCGGCGATGGCGCTGCGCGCTCCCAAGCTGGGCGAGGAGCGGCTGGCGCCGATCATGAACGCGGTGATCGAGGCGGGGCTGCGGCTGGCCGAGGAGCGCTGA
- a CDS encoding TraR/DksA family transcriptional regulator, whose translation MAAVTQTATPSMWSAEELAEVRDTLVQEIAELEADILRHETEIASGDVTQGAGDDQADAGAKTYEREREIALTLNTRDLVAQNERAIARIDAGTYGVCESCHKPIGKERLQAFPRATLCVTCKQREERR comes from the coding sequence ATGGCGGCAGTCACGCAGACCGCGACCCCTTCGATGTGGTCGGCAGAGGAGCTGGCCGAGGTACGCGACACCCTCGTTCAGGAAATAGCCGAGCTCGAGGCCGACATCCTCCGGCACGAGACGGAGATCGCCTCCGGGGACGTCACCCAGGGGGCGGGCGACGACCAGGCCGACGCCGGGGCCAAGACGTATGAGCGCGAACGCGAGATCGCCCTTACCCTGAACACACGCGACCTGGTCGCGCAGAACGAACGTGCGATCGCCAGGATCGACGCAGGGACCTATGGAGTGTGCGAATCGTGCCACAAGCCGATCGGCAAGGAGCGTCTGCAGGCGTTCCCGAGGGCGACGCTGTGCGTGACATGCAAGCAGCGGGAGGAACGCCGCTGA
- a CDS encoding serine/threonine-protein kinase, producing MRVGNRYRLLEPIGEGGMGIVWRAHDDLLDRTVAIKEVRYTGIGEERRAQLNQRTVREARAAGRLDHPNVVVVHDVIEEDGRPWIVMQLVRSRSLAAVVRERGPMPVSEAARVGGAVLAALRAAHAAGVLHRDVKPENVLLADDGRVVLTDFGIAAMEAEAGLTATGNLVGTPAYMPPERLNGLPATPASDLWSLGATLHTAVEGRAPYERDSWAATVAAVLRDAPEPPRLAGALAPVISGLLCRDPAMRMGAQEAAARLAALAGTSSPTIERPAPARRAPLRWIVPAALVTATVAGGAVWAATRAEAPPVAEASATPSAPSATPTAPSATPSPSGSPSPGLPEGWRRLSNATGGFSVAVPREWKATRIPGRDSVSVKGPGTPGELIIEWTESGKTGLTPKQEWESLEQEIQAKGQFSGYTRLGIVELTYLGVEAADWEFTRNKGGEMIHVLNRGFRLGDGRPFALYWETPDRLWTESRATLDTILETFRPT from the coding sequence GTGCGAGTAGGGAACAGGTACCGCCTGCTGGAGCCCATCGGCGAGGGTGGCATGGGCATCGTCTGGCGCGCCCACGACGACCTGCTCGACAGGACCGTGGCGATCAAGGAGGTCCGCTACACGGGCATCGGCGAGGAGCGGCGCGCCCAGCTCAACCAGCGCACCGTCAGGGAGGCGCGGGCGGCGGGCCGCCTCGACCACCCCAACGTGGTCGTCGTCCACGACGTCATCGAGGAGGACGGCAGGCCCTGGATCGTCATGCAGCTGGTGCGCTCGCGCTCGCTGGCCGCGGTGGTCAGGGAGCGAGGCCCGATGCCGGTGAGCGAGGCGGCGCGCGTCGGCGGGGCCGTGCTGGCCGCGCTGCGCGCCGCCCACGCGGCCGGGGTCCTGCACCGTGACGTCAAGCCGGAGAACGTGCTGCTGGCCGACGACGGCAGGGTGGTGCTGACCGACTTCGGCATCGCCGCGATGGAGGCCGAGGCGGGGCTCACCGCGACGGGCAACCTGGTCGGCACGCCCGCCTACATGCCGCCCGAGCGCCTCAACGGCCTGCCCGCCACCCCCGCCTCCGACCTGTGGTCGCTGGGGGCGACGCTGCACACGGCCGTGGAGGGCCGCGCGCCGTACGAGAGGGACTCGTGGGCGGCCACGGTCGCCGCGGTGCTGCGCGACGCGCCCGAGCCCCCGCGGCTGGCGGGCGCGCTCGCCCCGGTGATCTCGGGGCTGCTCTGCCGCGACCCGGCCATGCGGATGGGCGCGCAGGAGGCGGCCGCCAGGCTGGCCGCGCTCGCGGGAACGTCGTCGCCGACCATCGAGCGGCCCGCGCCGGCCAGGCGCGCGCCGCTGCGGTGGATCGTGCCGGCGGCGCTCGTGACCGCCACCGTGGCGGGCGGCGCGGTGTGGGCCGCCACACGGGCGGAGGCCCCACCCGTCGCCGAAGCCTCCGCCACGCCCTCGGCGCCCTCGGCCACACCCACGGCGCCCTCGGCGACGCCCTCTCCCTCCGGCAGCCCGAGCCCCGGCCTGCCGGAGGGCTGGCGCAGGCTCAGCAACGCCACGGGCGGCTTCTCCGTCGCCGTCCCCCGCGAATGGAAGGCGACCAGGATCCCCGGCCGCGACAGCGTCAGCGTCAAGGGGCCGGGCACGCCCGGCGAGCTGATCATCGAGTGGACCGAGTCGGGCAAGACCGGCCTCACGCCGAAGCAGGAGTGGGAGAGCCTCGAGCAGGAGATCCAGGCCAAGGGCCAGTTCAGCGGCTACACCAGGCTCGGCATCGTCGAGCTCACCTACCTCGGGGTCGAGGCGGCAGACTGGGAGTTCACCAGGAACAAGGGGGGCGAGATGATCCACGTGCTGAACCGCGGCTTCCGGCTGGGCGACGGCCGTCCCTTCGCGCTCTACTGGGAGACCCCCGACCGGCTCTGGACCGAGAGCAGGGCCACCCTCGACACCATCCTCGAGACCTTCAGGCCGACGTGA
- a CDS encoding RluA family pseudouridine synthase: protein MAEQRSLPVPDGLEGERLDAALSRLFGFSRTRAAELIGAGDVLVDGSQGAKSDRVHAGAWLDVTLPPPITTPMPVAEPVPGMAIIYEDDDIVVVNKPIGVAAHPTVGWTGPTVIGGLLGTGHTVATSGAAERQGIVHRLDANTTGAMVVAKSEHAYSVLKRAFKERTVDKRYHALVQGHPDPFRGTVDAPIDRHPSGDGRFAVVAGGKPSVTHYDTVEAFRAASLLDIKLETGRTHQIRVHMAALRHPCVGDLMYGADPTLAARLGMTRQWLHAVSLGFEHPSSGEWMSFSSDYPDDLQKALDIVRAES from the coding sequence ATGGCTGAACAGCGCAGCCTGCCCGTCCCCGACGGGCTCGAAGGCGAACGACTCGACGCCGCACTGTCGCGGCTCTTCGGTTTCTCCCGCACCCGCGCTGCCGAGCTGATCGGCGCGGGCGACGTGCTGGTGGACGGCTCCCAGGGGGCCAAGTCCGACAGGGTGCACGCGGGCGCGTGGCTCGACGTCACGCTCCCGCCGCCGATCACGACGCCCATGCCGGTGGCCGAGCCCGTCCCCGGGATGGCGATCATCTACGAGGACGACGACATCGTGGTGGTCAACAAGCCCATCGGCGTCGCCGCCCACCCGACCGTCGGCTGGACCGGCCCCACGGTGATCGGCGGCCTGCTCGGCACCGGGCACACGGTGGCCACCAGCGGCGCGGCCGAACGGCAGGGCATCGTGCACCGCCTCGACGCCAACACCACGGGCGCGATGGTCGTGGCCAAGAGCGAGCACGCCTACTCCGTCCTCAAGCGCGCCTTCAAGGAGCGCACGGTCGACAAGCGTTACCACGCGCTGGTCCAGGGCCACCCCGACCCGTTCAGAGGCACGGTCGACGCGCCCATCGACCGCCATCCCTCCGGCGACGGCAGGTTCGCCGTGGTGGCGGGCGGCAAGCCGTCGGTGACCCACTACGACACGGTCGAGGCCTTCAGGGCCGCCTCGCTGCTCGACATCAAGCTGGAGACCGGGCGCACGCACCAGATCCGCGTCCACATGGCCGCGCTGCGCCACCCGTGCGTGGGCGACCTCATGTACGGCGCCGATCCCACGCTCGCGGCCAGGCTCGGGATGACCAGGCAGTGGCTGCACGCGGTGTCGCTCGGCTTCGAGCACCCCTCCAGCGGCGAGTGGATGTCCTTCAGCAGCGACTACCCCGACGACCTGCAGAAGGCGCTCGACATCGTGCGCGCGGAGTCCTGA
- a CDS encoding serine/threonine-protein kinase, producing MSESSGIIGGRYRLLRTIGRGGMGTVWEAHDEVLGRDVAVKEVLPPPDLSGPEREVFMVRTFREARAAGRVAHPGVATIFDVVQEGGHPWIVMELVRSRTLGSLVRERGPLEPARVAEIGLEILAALRAAHAAGVLHRDVKPDNVLLAEDGRAVLTDFGIATTEDEAPVTRTGILVGTPAYIAPERAAGGSAEPASDLWSLGVTLYTAVEGHSPFQRGHALATLAAVMHDEPLPMSAAGPLAPVVHGLLRKDPALRMGIDEAERRLREIVLGLAPEPTAPVAVPPALPASAVRPATRRRRRPPPLVALAAAATAVALVTGGMAWMSGRTETPQPKQSASVPSVARTPTATSAPPPTPTPTPAGSGEEGGTPLQQAPPPTDSWGEPRQTRSPERADRQRPDPKPTRSKAKQTSPPGEPTEEPTAERGSDDDPGQVEPEEGEDEQRQKGKIKAKGKGKAEDEG from the coding sequence ATGTCCGAATCTTCGGGGATCATCGGTGGGCGTTATCGGTTGCTCAGAACCATCGGACGGGGCGGCATGGGCACCGTGTGGGAGGCTCACGACGAGGTGCTCGGCCGCGACGTCGCGGTCAAGGAGGTGCTGCCGCCGCCCGACCTGAGCGGTCCCGAACGCGAGGTCTTCATGGTGCGCACCTTCCGCGAGGCGAGAGCCGCCGGGCGGGTCGCCCATCCCGGGGTGGCGACCATCTTCGACGTGGTCCAGGAGGGGGGACACCCCTGGATCGTCATGGAGCTGGTCCGCTCGCGGACGCTCGGCTCGCTGGTACGCGAGCGAGGTCCGCTCGAACCGGCCAGGGTGGCCGAGATCGGGCTGGAGATCCTTGCCGCGCTGCGCGCCGCCCACGCCGCGGGGGTGCTCCATCGCGACGTGAAACCGGACAACGTGCTGCTGGCCGAGGACGGTAGGGCGGTGCTGACCGACTTCGGCATCGCCACGACCGAGGACGAGGCGCCGGTGACCAGGACCGGCATCCTCGTGGGCACGCCCGCCTACATCGCGCCGGAACGCGCGGCGGGCGGCAGCGCCGAGCCGGCCTCCGACCTGTGGTCGCTGGGCGTCACGCTCTACACGGCGGTGGAGGGGCACTCGCCCTTCCAGCGCGGCCACGCCCTGGCGACGCTGGCCGCCGTGATGCACGACGAGCCGCTGCCCATGTCGGCCGCGGGACCGCTCGCCCCTGTCGTCCACGGGCTGCTGCGGAAGGACCCCGCGCTGCGGATGGGGATCGACGAGGCGGAGCGGCGGCTGCGGGAGATCGTGCTCGGCCTGGCCCCCGAGCCGACCGCCCCCGTGGCCGTGCCTCCGGCGCTGCCCGCCTCCGCCGTACGGCCTGCGACCCGGAGGCGGCGGCGGCCACCTCCGCTGGTCGCGCTGGCGGCCGCGGCGACCGCCGTGGCGCTGGTGACCGGCGGGATGGCGTGGATGTCGGGCCGCACGGAGACTCCTCAGCCGAAGCAGTCGGCCTCCGTGCCGTCCGTGGCGCGCACGCCGACGGCGACCTCGGCGCCGCCGCCCACGCCCACTCCCACGCCGGCGGGCTCTGGCGAAGAGGGCGGCACCCCGTTACAGCAGGCCCCGCCCCCCACCGACTCGTGGGGTGAGCCGAGGCAGACCAGGTCGCCTGAGCGCGCCGATCGGCAACGGCCCGATCCGAAGCCGACCAGGAGCAAGGCGAAGCAGACCTCGCCACCCGGCGAGCCGACCGAGGAGCCGACCGCCGAGCGCGGCTCCGACGACGACCCCGGTCAGGTCGAGCCCGAGGAGGGCGAGGACGAGCAGCGCCAGAAGGGCAAGATCAAGGCCAAGGGCAAGGGCAAGGCCGAGGACGAGGGCTGA
- a CDS encoding serine/threonine-protein kinase produces the protein MSDGQQHAGRRIAGRYHLKEPIGKGGMGIVWRAHDELLDREVAVKEVRYAAVLGDEVQLLNRRTMREARAAARFTHPNVIVVHDVIEEDDRPWIVMQLVPSRSLGQVIKAEGPLPPKKVAEIGLAVLDALRGAHEAGVLHRDVKPENVLLAEDGRVVLTDFGIATLETETALTMTGLAGTPAFIAPERLKGLPARRESDLWSLGATLYTAVEGRAPHERGMAMATMMAVLNDDPEPPKRAGALKPVLAGLLAKEPDERLGFDETARLLRRAAAESGNETVRVTRPAPVIDVDDTPTDPSLPAIASPVPSPAPSSPPPPPPTVAKERAEEMVETGMRLPDATTPGATPTPAARRALPVIAAVVGVVVVGGVAGILGLRSAGQAGPETSKRPTQEVTTTVTATATATSSPDQPAPSPSPSPSASKTESALPDGWRMYKDKELDFSVGLPKGWDVYDRRGNQVYFRGPGASSNSFLLIEQATDPGDDPYKDWKQQEPGARGNFGGYKLIGIEKVDYMKAAADWEFTWNTNTGKTRVRNRGFITDNGRGYAIYWHTLEKNWKRDLRFFDTFAATFKPSK, from the coding sequence ATGTCGGATGGACAGCAGCATGCCGGACGCCGCATCGCCGGTCGGTACCACCTGAAGGAGCCGATCGGCAAGGGCGGCATGGGCATCGTCTGGCGGGCCCATGACGAGCTGCTCGACCGCGAGGTCGCGGTCAAGGAGGTCCGTTACGCGGCCGTGCTGGGCGACGAGGTGCAACTGCTCAACCGCCGCACCATGCGGGAGGCGCGGGCGGCCGCCAGGTTCACGCATCCGAACGTGATCGTCGTCCACGACGTCATCGAAGAGGACGACCGCCCCTGGATCGTCATGCAGCTGGTCCCCTCCCGCTCGCTCGGACAGGTCATCAAGGCCGAGGGACCGCTGCCGCCGAAGAAGGTGGCCGAGATCGGCCTGGCCGTCCTCGACGCGCTCAGGGGCGCCCACGAGGCGGGCGTGCTGCACCGCGACGTCAAGCCGGAGAACGTGCTGCTGGCCGAGGACGGCCGGGTCGTGCTGACCGACTTCGGCATCGCCACGCTGGAGACCGAGACCGCGCTGACCATGACCGGACTGGCGGGCACGCCGGCCTTCATCGCGCCCGAGCGGCTCAAGGGCCTGCCCGCCAGGCGGGAGTCCGACCTGTGGTCGCTGGGCGCGACGCTCTACACCGCGGTCGAGGGCAGGGCGCCGCACGAGCGCGGCATGGCGATGGCGACCATGATGGCCGTACTCAACGACGACCCCGAGCCGCCGAAGAGGGCCGGAGCGCTCAAGCCGGTCCTCGCGGGCCTGCTGGCCAAGGAGCCCGACGAGCGTCTGGGCTTCGACGAGACCGCCAGGCTGCTGCGCAGGGCCGCCGCCGAGTCCGGGAACGAGACCGTGCGTGTCACGCGGCCCGCCCCCGTGATCGACGTCGACGACACCCCGACCGACCCCAGCCTCCCCGCCATCGCGAGCCCGGTGCCCTCCCCCGCCCCGTCCTCGCCGCCGCCCCCTCCGCCGACCGTGGCGAAGGAGCGCGCCGAGGAGATGGTGGAGACGGGCATGCGCCTGCCCGACGCCACCACGCCCGGCGCGACGCCCACCCCTGCCGCCCGGCGCGCGCTCCCGGTCATCGCCGCCGTCGTCGGTGTCGTCGTGGTGGGCGGCGTCGCCGGCATCCTCGGCCTGCGCTCGGCCGGCCAGGCCGGGCCCGAGACGAGCAAGCGTCCCACGCAGGAGGTGACCACCACGGTCACCGCCACCGCGACGGCGACGTCCTCCCCCGACCAGCCCGCCCCCTCTCCCAGCCCGTCGCCCTCGGCGTCGAAGACCGAGTCGGCGCTGCCGGACGGCTGGCGGATGTACAAGGACAAGGAGCTCGACTTCTCCGTCGGCCTGCCCAAGGGCTGGGACGTCTACGACCGCAGGGGCAACCAGGTCTACTTCCGCGGCCCCGGCGCCTCCTCCAACTCCTTCCTGCTGATCGAGCAGGCCACCGACCCCGGCGACGACCCGTACAAGGACTGGAAGCAGCAGGAGCCGGGCGCCAGGGGCAACTTCGGCGGCTACAAGCTGATCGGCATCGAGAAGGTCGACTACATGAAGGCCGCCGCCGACTGGGAGTTCACCTGGAACACCAACACGGGGAAGACCAGGGTGCGCAACCGGGGGTTCATCACCGACAACGGCCGCGGCTACGCGATCTACTGGCACACGCTGGAAAAGAACTGGAAGCGCGACCTGCGGTTCTTCGACACGTTCGCGGCGACCTTCAAGCCCTCCAAGTAA
- a CDS encoding AzlD domain-containing protein has protein sequence MTLWWAIVLVGLGCYALKLGGLAAPRRVLDHPAVRRFAELVPVALLAALIAVQTFTHEGALQFDLARTAGLGAAAVALVLRAPFLVVLAAAAVVTALVRAFTG, from the coding sequence ATGACGCTGTGGTGGGCGATCGTCCTGGTCGGCCTGGGCTGCTACGCGCTGAAGCTGGGCGGGCTCGCCGCTCCCCGCCGGGTGCTCGACCACCCCGCGGTGCGCAGGTTCGCCGAGCTGGTGCCCGTCGCGCTGCTGGCCGCGCTGATCGCGGTGCAGACCTTCACGCACGAGGGAGCGCTGCAGTTCGATCTCGCCAGGACGGCCGGTCTCGGCGCGGCGGCCGTCGCCCTCGTGCTTCGCGCGCCGTTCCTCGTGGTGCTGGCGGCGGCGGCCGTGGTCACGGCGCTTGTTCGAGCCTTTACGGGGTAG